GTTAGGTAGATATAATCCAAATAATTCAGAAAAAAATCGAAACCAATTTTCTAGAAGAAAACTTGGAGCAGCTTTTATCGCTGCAGCACTTGGCGCGGGTGCCATTATGGGGACAGATAAGAGTGATGTAAAAAAAGATAAATCGGGCGAGCTGGCTTTAGATGAAAAAATAGATAAAATGTTTGAAGAAGCAGGAATCCAAAAGGGTTCAATAATCAATGTCATAGCAGCCGAATTAGTAATAAATACTGAAAAAGTAAATGTCAGGGAAGGCTATGATGTTTCCGACTTTAACAAGATTACTTCTAGCGAGCTCATAGGGGTAAGTGGTGCAATCATGATACCCCTCACTGACGACGACCCTAATGGCTCAAGATATATGGCTATATTGAAAGGCCCCAATGGAGAAAGAACATTGATTAGTTTTGTAGTTGAGGTGGATGGTGTATCTTATGCTGCAACTGGCAAGCCGTATGATGGAGTAACAACGAAAATGATATATGAAGGATCTAAGGATGGTCAGCCAATGGCCATCGAAGAAGGCGGAGCAGAAATACTCGTAGCAACAGCCCAAGAATTAGGTAAGAATAAGTCTAAGTAGTTTTCGTTCGAAAAAACAGTTGGTGATCCCACGGAGAAGGCGGGCTAGCGCCCTTTTCCCTGCGGTGCTCGGTAAATATTTAAGTGAACTTGATATTTACGCTGCGCTCCTCGTGCACCGAACTCCTTTGGTAGTTCAATTCGTCGAGTCGAATACGCAAAAAAAAAGCCCGAGACGAGCTCAGGCGTTTTTTATGGTGATCCCACGGAGAATCGAACTCCGGTTGCCGGGATGAAAACCCGGTGTCCTAACCGCTAGACGATGGGACCATCAACTATTTTTTTACGAAATAACCATACAATTTTAACACATTTAGGTTCTTATTTCAATCTGTAAATTGGACATTTTAAGCTAAAGCGTGTATATATTATAAGCATTAGATAATTATGGATCAAGCCAAACATGACACAAACTACACTAGATAACATCAAGCCCACACAGCCACTTTCTCAATCTGGCCAGCAAGACTCTACAATCGATCTTAGGACGCCAGAGGGAGAAGCCCAAAAATTAAGGGATAAAGAATCTAGAACACGAGCTATACAGAATCAAGCAAATCGGTCTAATGTTTTGCCGAGGGTCGGCCTAGACGGCATGCGTCGCACCAGACCTAGCCCTGGGGCTACAGCCACTTCTACTGGCCCACCATCCGAAGGTTCGGCTTTCATACTACCCAAAGAGCAGCTAGAACAGCCGCCGGTTGTGGTATCTAACCCTAGCACCAGTACCGAGGCCCAGCCTATCGACCAACAGCAAGAGCAAAAGAAGCCAGGCTTTTTTGCCAGAATGTTTGGGAAAAAGTAACCATATTACAGCCTTGGCTGCTTGTTAAATTTTATATTTATTAGGTAGCTTCCCTGCAAAATTAGATGTTATTGTTACGCTTTTACTAATACTCTAAAAACCATTACAATATAAACATATGCAGCATGAAAAATTAGACGCCACAAAGTATAAAAAAACTAAGATTATAGCTACACTAGGGCCTGCAAGCCAAGAAAAGATTGGCGCATTGCTTGTTGCTGGAGTTAATGGAATAAGATTGAATTTTAGCCACAATACACATAAATGGCATTGCGATGTAGCACTCCGTGTGCGAAGTGAAGCCAAAAAGCTCGACAGGTCGGTAGCGATTATACAAGATTTGCCTGGTCCGAAAATGGTGCTTGGCAAGCTGCCAAGTGGTGGTATCGAAATTGCGGCTGGCCAAACTATAAAATTCAAGCACGGCGACGACAGCACTGAGGGTATCCTGCCGATACAATACGATTTTGCCGCCCAAGTAAAAAAAGGCGAACGACTATTTTTAAGAGATGGCCAGATTCAAACCGAGATTACATCAGTAGAGAAAAAAGTAATTACAGCCAAAGCTCTTAACTCTGGAAAGATATTGAGTGGCCATGGCATTAATCTGCCAGACACAGTTTTTAAAAATGGTGTAATAAGCGAGAAAGACAAAAATGACCTGACTGTTACCCATAAGTTAGACGCTGATTATGTTGCCGTTAGCTTTGTAAATAGGGCGCAGGATATCCATGATGTTCGCAATGAGCTAGCTAAGCATAAAGCCAACGCCAAGATTATCGCTAAAATTGAAACAAAAGCTGCGGTCGAAAATCTCGAAGAAATAATTAAAGCTAGCGATGTAGTGATGATTGCGCGTGGGGATTTAGCAATCGAGGTAGGACCTGAACGAGTACCAATTATTGGCAGAGAAATAATCCTGCTTTGTAGAAGGTATAAGAGGCCGGTAATTATGGCGACCCAAATGATGGAGAGCATGATAACAAGCTTAACTCCCAGTAGAGCCGAGGCCAACGATGTAGCCACCGCAGTTAGTCTTGGGGTTGATAGCTTGATGTTGTCTGGCGAGTCGGCTATCGGGCAATTCCCAGTCGAAACGGTAGCGATGATGAAAAAAATA
This sequence is a window from Patescibacteria group bacterium. Protein-coding genes within it:
- the pyk gene encoding pyruvate kinase, with product MQHEKLDATKYKKTKIIATLGPASQEKIGALLVAGVNGIRLNFSHNTHKWHCDVALRVRSEAKKLDRSVAIIQDLPGPKMVLGKLPSGGIEIAAGQTIKFKHGDDSTEGILPIQYDFAAQVKKGERLFLRDGQIQTEITSVEKKVITAKALNSGKILSGHGINLPDTVFKNGVISEKDKNDLTVTHKLDADYVAVSFVNRAQDIHDVRNELAKHKANAKIIAKIETKAAVENLEEIIKASDVVMIARGDLAIEVGPERVPIIGREIILLCRRYKRPVIMATQMMESMITSLTPSRAEANDVATAVSLGVDSLMLSGESAIGQFPVETVAMMKKIILSAEQYFVNSSASIDLSSGDTDVVSVIESSGDSMLNKIGQKTRLVFSKQPKLSPNISSEAAQTSVSFAAITLANQLNAKVILAETLTGSTALSISSLRPNCPIIIISPTAKVCNQCSIVWGGKTFLISKSKNRKATIIRKLKDRKSISKGDWVVEAFGRNEDVAGGTDTVRLLEVE